The following are from one region of the Candidatus Rokuibacteriota bacterium genome:
- a CDS encoding YqgE/AlgH family protein, whose translation MFLARSLLSAAVAAAVVLGSALWAAEPASTQAQNAGLAGQLLVATSELEDPRFTRTVIYMVRHDARTGAMGLVVNRQLGEVPMAVLLKQSGLPSAGAKGSVRLHVGGPVEATRIVVLHTDDYAGPDTVKVANGVAVTAEPSILQSIAEGRGPRRARFTLGYAGWAPGQLEAEMEAGYWIVVPSDDAIVFDDAYETKWDRAMARRRINL comes from the coding sequence GTGTTCCTCGCGCGATCCTTGCTGTCCGCCGCAGTCGCCGCGGCCGTCGTGTTGGGCTCAGCACTCTGGGCCGCGGAGCCGGCCAGCACCCAGGCGCAGAACGCGGGTCTCGCCGGCCAGCTGCTCGTGGCCACGTCCGAGCTCGAGGACCCGCGCTTCACCCGGACGGTCATCTACATGGTCCGTCACGACGCCCGGACCGGCGCCATGGGACTCGTCGTCAACCGCCAGCTGGGGGAGGTGCCCATGGCGGTCCTTCTCAAGCAGTCCGGCCTGCCTAGCGCAGGCGCCAAGGGATCGGTCAGGCTCCACGTGGGCGGCCCCGTGGAGGCAACGCGCATCGTCGTCCTGCACACCGACGACTACGCGGGGCCCGACACGGTCAAGGTCGCCAACGGCGTCGCCGTCACAGCCGAGCCCTCCATTCTCCAGTCCATCGCCGAGGGCAGGGGCCCGCGCCGCGCCCGCTTCACGCTGGGCTACGCCGGCTGGGCGCCGGGGCAGCTCGAGGCCGAGATGGAGGCGGGCTACTGGATCGTCGTGCCGTCCGACGACGCCATCGTCTTCGACGACGCCTACGAGACCAAGTGGGACCGGGCCATGGCCAGGCGGAGGATCAACCTCTAG
- a CDS encoding thiamine pyrophosphate-binding protein — translation MTARGADLVVGALAGAGVRHLFSLSGNQILSVYDATIGRDIRIIHTRHEAAAVHMADAWGRLGEEPGVALVTAGPGHMNALSALYGALMAESPVVLLSGHAPAAQAGRGAFQEIDQAGAAAPVTKASWVAKDAARLGEDITLALDLALHSRPGPVHVSLPGDLLEATVGDEGAAGFGAGPRGSMSVAEADLRRLLELLEGARRPLILIGPAMARPARRAAVLRLAEATGIPALPMESPRGVNDPWLHMATGCLGRADLVLLLGKRLDFAVRFGGAPPFDPECRFVQADWDAEALDRSGRVSLGLVTDPALLAGELAAAATLAGRWRAWGEEVAAARALVPAEWEGLRRSSRTPMHPLRVCAEIQPLLDRGAVLVADGGEFGQWIQAGCEAGTRLINGLSGSIGSALPLALGARLRHPDRPVIAALGDGTFGFHAFELDTALRAGLPIVAVVGNDARWNAEHQLQLQHYGAARAVACELRPSRYDLVAAALGGHGEHVERPEDLGPALERALASGLPACVNVMIDGVAAPTYRATAPPAH, via the coding sequence ATGACCGCGCGCGGGGCCGACCTGGTCGTCGGCGCGCTCGCCGGAGCGGGCGTGCGCCACCTCTTCTCGCTCTCCGGCAACCAGATCCTCTCCGTCTACGACGCCACCATCGGCCGGGACATCCGCATCATCCACACGCGACACGAGGCCGCGGCCGTGCACATGGCCGACGCCTGGGGGCGGCTCGGCGAAGAGCCCGGCGTCGCGCTGGTGACGGCGGGGCCGGGCCACATGAACGCGCTCTCCGCGCTCTACGGCGCGCTGATGGCGGAATCGCCCGTCGTGCTGCTGAGCGGACACGCGCCCGCCGCGCAGGCGGGCCGCGGCGCGTTCCAGGAAATCGACCAGGCGGGCGCCGCGGCTCCGGTCACCAAGGCCTCGTGGGTCGCCAAGGACGCGGCGAGGCTCGGCGAGGACATCACCCTCGCGCTCGACCTGGCGCTTCACTCGCGGCCCGGCCCCGTGCACGTGAGCCTGCCGGGCGATCTGCTCGAGGCGACGGTAGGAGACGAAGGCGCCGCCGGCTTCGGCGCCGGGCCGCGCGGCTCAATGTCGGTCGCGGAGGCCGATCTGCGCCGTCTCCTCGAGCTTCTCGAGGGGGCGCGCCGGCCGCTCATCCTGATCGGGCCCGCGATGGCGAGGCCCGCCCGCCGCGCCGCCGTCCTACGGCTCGCCGAAGCGACCGGCATACCGGCGCTCCCGATGGAGAGCCCGCGCGGCGTCAACGACCCGTGGCTTCACATGGCGACCGGCTGTCTCGGCCGGGCCGACCTCGTTCTGCTCCTCGGCAAGAGGCTCGACTTCGCCGTGCGCTTCGGCGGCGCGCCGCCCTTCGACCCAGAGTGCCGTTTCGTCCAGGCCGACTGGGACGCCGAGGCGCTCGACCGAAGCGGGCGCGTCAGCTTGGGGCTCGTCACCGACCCGGCGCTTCTCGCCGGGGAGCTGGCGGCCGCCGCGACGCTCGCGGGGCGCTGGCGGGCCTGGGGCGAGGAAGTCGCAGCGGCGCGAGCCTTGGTGCCCGCAGAGTGGGAGGGCCTTCGCCGGTCGTCACGGACGCCCATGCATCCGCTGCGCGTCTGCGCGGAGATCCAACCGCTGCTCGATCGCGGCGCCGTCCTCGTCGCCGACGGCGGCGAGTTCGGCCAGTGGATCCAGGCCGGATGCGAGGCCGGGACGCGCCTGATCAACGGTCTCTCGGGCTCGATCGGCAGCGCGCTTCCGCTGGCCCTCGGGGCCCGGCTCCGCCATCCCGACCGGCCGGTGATCGCGGCGCTCGGCGACGGCACCTTCGGCTTCCACGCCTTCGAGCTCGACACCGCCTTGCGCGCGGGTCTGCCCATCGTGGCCGTGGTGGGCAACGACGCGCGCTGGAACGCCGAGCACCAGCTGCAGCTCCAGCACTACGGCGCCGCGCGCGCGGTGGCGTGCGAGCTGCGCCCGTCCCGCTACGACCTCGTGGCTGCAGCACTCGGCGGGCACGGCGAGCACGTGGAGCGCCCGGAGGATCTCGGGCCCGCGCTCGAGCGGGCGCTCGCCTCGGGGCTGCCCGCCTGCGTCAACGTGATGATCGACGGCGTCGCGGCGCCGACCTACCGCGCGACCGCCCCGCCCGCCCACTGA
- a CDS encoding alanine racemase translates to MTAVNDLDTPAVTVRLDIMEDNIRRVQAHLAKHGIGNRPHIKTHKIPAIGKLQMQAGAMGITCQKIGEVEVFVDAGVADDILLTYNILGRAKTDRLMALIKRAPALTVVLDNDVVARELSEAGVRHGLDVRFLVECDTGFGRTGVQTPEAAFDLARQVARLPKMQFRGLMTFPNREPTTREFFAQALGLFKGAGIPVPVVSGGGTPGLFTAQNFPMLTEHRAGTCVFNDAMVVSSGTATWDNCAMRVRATVVSRPTDGRAILDAGTKVLTSDQYGQKGFGHVMEYPEAVVANLSEEHGIVDLQACAERPKVGEIVHVVPNHCCVVSNMVDELYGVRGAAVEVVWPVAARGRVR, encoded by the coding sequence ATGACCGCCGTCAACGACCTCGACACGCCCGCCGTCACCGTCCGCCTCGACATCATGGAAGACAACATCCGACGGGTGCAGGCGCACCTGGCGAAGCACGGCATCGGCAACCGCCCGCACATCAAGACCCACAAGATCCCCGCCATCGGAAAGCTCCAGATGCAGGCGGGCGCCATGGGCATCACCTGCCAGAAGATCGGCGAGGTCGAGGTCTTCGTGGACGCGGGCGTGGCGGACGACATCCTGCTGACCTACAACATCCTCGGCCGCGCCAAGACCGACCGCCTGATGGCGCTCATCAAGCGGGCGCCCGCGCTGACCGTGGTCCTCGACAATGATGTAGTTGCGCGGGAGCTCTCGGAGGCGGGTGTCCGCCACGGTCTCGACGTGCGCTTCCTGGTCGAGTGCGACACGGGCTTCGGCCGCACGGGCGTCCAGACACCGGAGGCAGCGTTCGACCTGGCGCGCCAGGTCGCGCGCCTGCCCAAGATGCAGTTCCGCGGCCTCATGACATTTCCCAACCGCGAGCCCACGACGCGCGAGTTCTTCGCCCAAGCGCTCGGCCTCTTCAAGGGCGCGGGCATCCCGGTGCCCGTCGTCTCGGGCGGCGGCACGCCGGGTCTCTTCACGGCGCAGAACTTTCCCATGCTGACCGAGCACCGCGCGGGCACCTGCGTCTTCAACGACGCCATGGTCGTCTCGTCGGGGACGGCGACGTGGGACAACTGCGCCATGCGCGTGCGCGCCACGGTCGTGAGCCGCCCCACCGACGGACGCGCCATCCTGGACGCCGGCACGAAGGTGCTGACCTCCGACCAGTACGGTCAGAAGGGCTTCGGTCACGTGATGGAGTACCCGGAGGCCGTGGTCGCCAATCTCTCGGAGGAGCACGGCATCGTGGATCTCCAGGCCTGCGCCGAGCGCCCGAAGGTGGGCGAGATCGTCCACGTCGTGCCGAACCACTGCTGCGTCGTCAGCAACATGGTGGACGAGCTGTACGGCGTCCGCGGCGCGGCGGTCGAGGTGGTCTGGCCGGTCGCCGCGCGCGGCCGCGTGCGCTAG
- a CDS encoding type II secretion system protein GspG has product MTLALRIADPLRAARSGIMTPMLKAAVVLIALLSLGLGACEREQKGISEDLPAARATKARDDAQAIASAVRQYQATFGALPGSVADLTEARTASGVTGGPFLGRVPTPPTGFTPYQYAKQGDVNFTITSSAGAVTVTAP; this is encoded by the coding sequence GTGACGCTCGCGCTGCGCATCGCCGACCCGCTGCGCGCGGCGCGCTCTGGCATAATGACGCCTATGCTGAAGGCGGCCGTCGTCCTGATCGCGCTGCTGTCTCTGGGGCTCGGGGCCTGCGAGCGCGAGCAGAAGGGCATCAGCGAGGACCTGCCCGCCGCGCGCGCCACCAAGGCGCGCGACGACGCCCAGGCCATCGCGAGCGCCGTCCGCCAGTACCAGGCGACCTTCGGGGCGCTGCCCGGGTCCGTCGCGGACCTGACCGAGGCGCGGACGGCCTCCGGTGTCACCGGCGGGCCGTTCCTGGGGAGGGTCCCGACGCCGCCCACCGGCTTCACGCCGTACCAGTACGCCAAGCAGGGCGACGTCAACTTCACCATCACCTCGTCGGCCGGCGCCGTCACCGTCACGGCGCCCTAG
- a CDS encoding FAD-binding oxidoreductase: MPGTDGAPAGRVFQGADARVPPGPWDVIVVGAGIYGLPAAYFLAKQQRARVLVLEDNAVPGECITVNTGGIIRIAYSDLDVVRVAAFAREIYRDPVARLGLRAPVHLGFVPTGWARFVSESGVPGILGEVTRIAEGAGGRLEVVRMGDYLARLGPGRRRNLERIMDVEDSTHVLADEEGGFADGGTALTGFFEACLEAGVCVSLYSPVAEFLREGERVTGLVLERWSQRGAERHVVARETLKADRIVLAAGRGNAALVRRAAGWEMPTFTSFHQVPYIRNSPDNKFAQRRYAVGPHGARREVELIDAPTISHWRDIYFRPEGDGLIFGTHHRELQHDDYRPRGGEIGGMRVGLDQVMIETLVEVMPHFPVLSSQGLNLGKTPADIAGGAYYMNPEELPFEGLVPGTGGAVFYAGSGCGTGFKLGPGVSWLLAERMAGIPQENRLIASHALSAERAEYFYPPGTSREELLRQFRPASEGGRLIEMGAAGISVAQQRRG, from the coding sequence ATGCCCGGTACTGACGGAGCGCCGGCCGGCCGGGTCTTCCAGGGCGCGGACGCGCGGGTTCCGCCCGGGCCCTGGGACGTCATCGTCGTGGGCGCCGGAATCTACGGTCTGCCGGCGGCGTATTTTCTCGCCAAGCAGCAGCGGGCGCGCGTGCTCGTCCTCGAGGACAACGCCGTCCCCGGCGAGTGCATCACGGTCAACACGGGCGGCATCATCCGCATCGCCTATTCCGACCTCGACGTCGTCCGCGTGGCGGCCTTCGCGCGCGAGATTTACCGCGATCCCGTCGCGCGGCTGGGGCTCCGCGCGCCGGTGCACCTGGGCTTCGTGCCCACCGGCTGGGCGCGCTTCGTGTCCGAGTCCGGCGTGCCCGGCATCCTGGGTGAAGTTACGAGGATCGCCGAGGGCGCCGGTGGCCGCCTCGAAGTGGTCCGCATGGGGGACTATCTCGCGCGGCTCGGACCGGGCCGCCGCCGCAACCTCGAGCGGATCATGGACGTGGAGGACTCGACCCACGTGCTGGCCGACGAAGAGGGCGGCTTCGCCGACGGCGGCACGGCGCTCACCGGCTTCTTCGAGGCCTGCCTCGAGGCGGGCGTCTGCGTCAGCCTCTACTCCCCCGTCGCCGAATTCCTCCGGGAGGGCGAGCGCGTGACCGGGCTCGTGCTGGAGCGCTGGTCCCAGCGCGGAGCCGAGCGCCACGTCGTCGCCCGCGAGACGCTCAAGGCCGACAGGATCGTGCTGGCGGCGGGACGCGGCAACGCCGCGCTGGTGCGGAGAGCGGCGGGCTGGGAGATGCCCACCTTCACCAGCTTCCACCAGGTGCCGTACATACGGAACTCGCCCGACAACAAATTTGCCCAGCGGCGCTACGCCGTGGGGCCGCACGGCGCGCGCCGCGAGGTCGAACTGATCGACGCGCCGACTATCTCGCACTGGCGCGACATCTACTTCCGGCCCGAGGGCGACGGGCTCATCTTCGGGACGCACCACCGGGAGCTCCAGCATGACGACTACCGGCCGCGGGGCGGCGAGATCGGCGGCATGCGCGTGGGGCTCGACCAGGTCATGATCGAGACCCTGGTGGAGGTGATGCCTCACTTCCCCGTGCTGTCCTCCCAGGGACTCAACCTCGGCAAGACGCCCGCGGACATCGCCGGCGGCGCCTACTACATGAACCCGGAGGAATTGCCCTTCGAGGGCCTGGTGCCGGGCACGGGCGGCGCGGTCTTCTATGCCGGCAGCGGCTGCGGCACCGGCTTCAAGCTCGGCCCGGGCGTCTCCTGGCTCCTCGCCGAGCGCATGGCCGGCATCCCGCAGGAGAACCGCCTCATCGCCTCCCACGCGCTCTCCGCCGAGCGGGCGGAATACTTCTATCCGCCGGGGACGAGTCGCGAGGAGCTGCTGCGGCAATTCCGCCCAGCGTCCGAAGGCGGCAGGCTCATCGAGATGGGCGCGGCGGGGATCTCCGTCGCCCAGCAGAGGAGGGGGTGA
- a CDS encoding c-type cytochrome: MRASATLAAALLVASAGAARADAPFAPPAAVAIPFGPLGEAIRHGEKVATRTSSYAKANVGAGLDCTSCHIKGARAPNALPWVGLWGVYPEYDPRSGRVITLADRINECFRRSMNGKPLLLDSAEMRGLLSFIWWLSKDVPTGVSVEGRGFKPVEASRPADPAKGGILYAAKCAACHGVLGQGVMGAGGYTVFPALWGPRSFNIGAGMARLDTAAAFVKAKMPLGGPALTDQEAYDVAAYFTRRPRPDFKAKSRDWPNRDKPPNRVKPRDARY; the protein is encoded by the coding sequence GTGCGCGCCAGCGCCACTCTCGCCGCCGCCCTGCTCGTGGCATCCGCCGGCGCCGCCAGGGCCGACGCGCCCTTCGCGCCGCCGGCCGCGGTCGCGATTCCGTTCGGGCCCTTGGGCGAGGCCATCCGCCACGGCGAGAAGGTCGCGACGCGGACGTCTTCTTACGCCAAGGCGAACGTGGGCGCCGGGCTCGACTGCACGAGCTGCCACATCAAGGGCGCCCGCGCGCCCAACGCCTTGCCCTGGGTCGGACTCTGGGGTGTCTATCCCGAGTACGACCCCCGGAGCGGCCGTGTCATCACGCTCGCCGACCGCATCAACGAGTGCTTCCGCCGCTCCATGAACGGCAAGCCCCTGCTGCTCGACTCTGCCGAGATGCGCGGCCTCCTCTCCTTTATCTGGTGGCTGTCGAAGGACGTGCCTACGGGCGTCTCCGTCGAGGGCCGCGGCTTCAAGCCGGTCGAAGCCTCGCGTCCGGCCGATCCCGCCAAGGGCGGGATTCTCTACGCCGCGAAATGCGCGGCCTGCCACGGCGTCTTGGGGCAGGGGGTGATGGGCGCGGGCGGCTACACCGTGTTCCCCGCGCTGTGGGGGCCTCGCTCCTTTAACATCGGCGCCGGCATGGCCCGCCTCGACACGGCCGCGGCCTTCGTCAAGGCCAAGATGCCGCTGGGCGGCCCTGCGCTCACCGACCAGGAGGCATACGACGTCGCCGCCTACTTCACGCGCCGGCCGCGGCCCGACTTCAAGGCGAAGAGCCGAGACTGGCCCAACAGAGACAAGCCCCCCAACCGAGTCAAGCCCAGGGATGCCCGGTACTGA
- a CDS encoding NIPSNAP family protein: MMYELRTYYAMPLRLPDLNRRFVDITLGYFKKYGIQVVGFWTNELGGSSEQLIYMLAYESLADREKKWGAFIADPERLAKFAETEKNGPLLSRLTAQILKPTAYSPMK, from the coding sequence ATGATGTACGAGCTCCGCACGTACTACGCCATGCCCCTGCGCCTGCCGGACCTGAACCGGCGCTTCGTCGACATCACGCTGGGCTACTTCAAGAAGTACGGCATCCAGGTCGTCGGCTTCTGGACCAACGAGCTCGGCGGCTCGTCCGAGCAGTTGATCTACATGCTGGCCTACGAAAGCCTCGCGGACCGCGAGAAGAAGTGGGGCGCCTTCATCGCCGACCCGGAGCGCCTCGCGAAGTTCGCCGAGACCGAGAAGAACGGGCCGCTCCTCAGCCGGCTGACGGCCCAGATCCTCAAGCCGACGGCGTACTCGCCCATGAAGTAG
- a CDS encoding alpha-hydroxy acid oxidase has product MADKFVTLPEIRKFAQKVLPRDAWNFGDGGAESETTLRRNRRAIDRLAIRQDILVDVREIDLRTSLLGLPLSWPVVIAPMGGLILFHPEGDREMARGAAQGDTLQFLSGAAGWSVEDVAKSSPGPKMFQLYHHGDRTWAADVLARVEASGYQSVVLTVDVQVYGRRERDIVHRFSPRDAMSHAPNPRGPDGSYPERLTWDDVAWLKKTTRLPIGIKGIMTARDAKRAVEAGVEIVWVSNHGGRQLDHTQGAIDALPPIVDAVAGRAAIVIDGGFTRGTAVLKGLALGATVVAVGRTVLWGLAADGAAGVACALDILRRELRTTMALSGQTSVKNLERDLVFRVD; this is encoded by the coding sequence ATGGCCGACAAATTCGTCACCCTGCCCGAGATTCGGAAGTTTGCTCAGAAGGTCCTGCCGAGAGACGCGTGGAACTTCGGCGACGGCGGCGCCGAGAGCGAGACCACGCTGCGCCGCAACCGGCGCGCCATCGACCGCCTCGCCATCCGCCAGGACATCCTGGTGGACGTCCGCGAGATCGACCTGCGCACGTCGCTGCTGGGGCTGCCGCTATCGTGGCCCGTGGTGATCGCACCGATGGGCGGGCTCATCCTGTTTCACCCCGAGGGCGACCGCGAGATGGCCCGCGGCGCCGCGCAGGGCGACACGCTCCAGTTCCTCTCGGGCGCCGCCGGCTGGTCCGTCGAGGACGTCGCCAAGTCGAGCCCGGGCCCGAAGATGTTCCAGCTCTACCACCACGGCGACCGCACGTGGGCGGCCGACGTCCTCGCGCGCGTCGAGGCCTCGGGCTATCAGTCCGTCGTCCTCACCGTGGACGTGCAGGTCTACGGCAGGCGCGAGCGGGACATCGTCCACCGCTTCAGCCCGCGGGATGCGATGTCGCACGCGCCCAACCCGCGCGGCCCCGACGGCAGCTACCCGGAGCGCCTGACCTGGGACGACGTCGCGTGGCTCAAGAAGACCACGCGCCTGCCCATCGGGATCAAGGGCATCATGACCGCGCGCGACGCCAAGCGCGCCGTCGAGGCGGGCGTGGAGATCGTGTGGGTGTCGAACCACGGCGGCCGCCAGCTCGACCACACCCAGGGCGCGATCGACGCCCTGCCGCCGATCGTGGATGCCGTCGCGGGCCGCGCCGCCATCGTGATAGACGGCGGCTTCACCCGCGGTACGGCCGTGCTGAAGGGCTTGGCGCTCGGCGCGACCGTCGTCGCGGTGGGACGCACCGTGCTGTGGGGGCTCGCCGCGGACGGCGCCGCCGGCGTCGCCTGCGCGCTCGACATCCTGCGCCGGGAGCTCCGCACGACGATGGCGCTCTCGGGCCAGACGAGCGTCAAGAACCTGGAGCGCGACCTCGTCTTCCGCGTGGACTGA
- a CDS encoding alpha/beta fold hydrolase, whose protein sequence is MVWRCWGTGPPLVLLHGATGSWTHWLLNVLPLAARFRVIVPDMPGFGDSDLPHEPHTAQGLADIVSACLDALVPPPRPLDLAGFSFGGIIGGLVAARQGERVRTLVLLGPNGMALPGGTDRPLARTRPEMTPAEVMATHRENLRILMLADPGKADDLAVHLQMENIRLARIKSGGIPASDTLLRALPAVRARIAGIWGAQDAFALPFLHERRRTLARFQPDLDFRVIERAGHWVAYEAPVQVNAALLEILDVRHRSAPR, encoded by the coding sequence ATGGTGTGGAGGTGCTGGGGCACGGGGCCGCCGCTCGTCCTGCTTCACGGGGCGACAGGCTCGTGGACCCACTGGCTCCTGAACGTGCTGCCGCTCGCCGCGCGCTTCCGCGTGATCGTCCCCGACATGCCCGGCTTCGGCGACTCCGACCTGCCTCACGAGCCCCACACGGCCCAGGGCCTCGCCGACATCGTCTCGGCGTGCCTCGACGCGCTCGTGCCGCCGCCCCGGCCGCTCGACCTCGCGGGCTTCTCCTTCGGCGGGATCATCGGCGGGCTCGTGGCGGCCCGCCAGGGCGAACGCGTGCGCACCCTCGTGCTCCTCGGCCCCAACGGCATGGCCCTTCCCGGTGGGACCGACCGGCCGCTCGCGCGCACGCGGCCCGAAATGACACCCGCCGAGGTGATGGCGACGCACCGCGAGAACCTGCGCATTCTGATGCTCGCCGATCCAGGGAAGGCCGACGACCTCGCCGTCCACCTCCAGATGGAGAACATTCGTCTGGCCCGGATCAAGTCGGGCGGCATCCCCGCCTCCGACACCCTCTTGCGGGCGCTCCCCGCCGTGCGCGCGCGGATCGCCGGGATCTGGGGGGCGCAGGACGCCTTCGCCCTGCCCTTCCTCCACGAGCGGCGGCGGACGCTTGCGCGCTTCCAGCCCGACCTCGACTTCCGCGTCATCGAGCGCGCAGGCCACTGGGTGGCCTACGAGGCGCCTGTCCAGGTGAACGCAGCGCTGCTCGAAATCCTCGACGTCCGCCACCGCTCCGCCCCACGCTGA
- a CDS encoding septal ring lytic transglycosylase RlpA family protein has product MTSPTRWLYALIRLAGLALALSLAACATASAPPRLPTEPVVGAPAPTPSRLPIEPMVGATESGDATWYGREHQGRLTTSGEPFDMHKLTAAHPTLPLGTHLLVTNLKNGRSVQVRVNDRGPGAPGRIIDLSYAAAETLGYVQAGLIQVRVRVLSLPNH; this is encoded by the coding sequence GTGACGTCACCGACGCGATGGCTCTACGCGCTGATTCGTCTGGCAGGACTGGCTCTCGCGCTCTCCCTGGCGGCCTGCGCGACGGCGTCCGCTCCTCCGCGCCTGCCCACTGAGCCGGTGGTGGGCGCCCCGGCACCGACTCCCTCGCGCTTGCCCATCGAGCCGATGGTGGGCGCGACGGAGAGTGGAGACGCCACGTGGTACGGCCGCGAGCACCAGGGGCGCCTCACGACGAGCGGCGAGCCATTCGACATGCACAAACTCACCGCCGCGCACCCCACGCTTCCCCTCGGCACCCACCTGCTCGTCACGAATCTGAAGAATGGGCGCTCGGTTCAGGTTCGAGTGAACGATCGTGGCCCGGGGGCGCCGGGCCGCATCATCGACCTGTCCTACGCGGCGGCAGAAACGCTGGGCTACGTCCAGGCCGGCCTCATCCAGGTTCGCGTCCGGGTCCTGTCCTTGCCGAACCACTGA